ATGCGGAAGCCGACGGGAACGACAATGGTTGTCATAGTATGGTTGCTGATCTCCATTGTCCAGCGGCTGATATAGCCGACGTCGCCCACACCGGCGCAGCGGCAGACCGAGAGGCCCGAGCGAGCGACGGTGCTGCGTGCGTACATTTTCCCCAGATAGCCATTGCGACCACCGATG
Above is a genomic segment from Thermogemmatispora onikobensis containing:
- a CDS encoding dCTP deaminase domain-containing protein, which codes for IGGRNGYLGKMYARSTVARSGLSVCRCAGVGDVGYISRWTMEISNHTMTTIVVPVGFRICQITFEYVGETLKEYQGKYGQQQEWSPEDMLPKAYLDWDYALYSQHRRHQLEAEPEA